A region of Leclercia adecarboxylata DNA encodes the following proteins:
- a CDS encoding GlsB/YeaQ/YmgE family stress response membrane protein, producing MGIIAWIVFGLIAGVIAKFIMPGRDGGGFIVTCILGVVGAVVGGWLATMFGIGGSVSGFNLQSFLVAVVGAIIVLLVYRMVRRA from the coding sequence ATGGGTATCATCGCCTGGATTGTATTTGGTCTGATTGCTGGCGTTATCGCGAAATTCATCATGCCGGGACGTGATGGCGGCGGCTTTATTGTGACCTGTATCCTTGGGGTCGTAGGTGCGGTTGTCGGCGGCTGGCTGGCAACGATGTTTGGCATCGGCGGCAGTGTATCCGGATTTAACCTGCAAAGTTTTCTGGTGGCTGTGGTGGGTGCCATTATCGTGCTACTTGTTTACAGAATGGTGCGACGCGCCTGA